From the Musa acuminata AAA Group cultivar baxijiao chromosome BXJ3-7, Cavendish_Baxijiao_AAA, whole genome shotgun sequence genome, one window contains:
- the LOC135642295 gene encoding exocyst complex component EXO70H1-like: MMRQTLRSLLSRKSFGRRSNHDLPASSSSSDVSMMEEKVARAEAIIAKWDPDASAYAKITSLFYESRSEAHRFLAEVSDLQRTMLAFVAAAGPARLSHPCLVRAQTLMQAAMRRLVKEFYQILAANRDLLDPESVSVRSAHSSVSEEPDYDSWEYRSPEEEALAAGESISKVERAAAIAMADLRAIADTMVSAGYSKECVTTYQTLRKCIVDEGLCRLGFERLSLAHVLKLDWAMLELKVRSWLGASRVALRTLFHGEHVLLDHVFAGSDTVREALFADIAGDAALHFLSFPVSVAKSKRSPEKLFRLLDLYDTIVELWPEIELVFSFESTAVVRAQALASLSKLAETARATLADFESAILRESSRLAVPGGGVHPMTRYTMNYISLLADYESSVAEIFADCPLQTPSPIPDFFLDTSQAPAVHPPASCPSSPGTTTSSYISAVAEKLAWLVFALLCKLDGKTETYQDVGLSYLFLANNLQYIVSKVRSCQLLELLGEEWVARHAAKARQHAAGYGRVAWGRMAAGVPKGEVSAGEAGEWIRAFIAALEAACATQAGWVVTDPGMREEVREAVRGMVVPAFRGFYARWHPVIEDVAVASYSPDDVREQLGKLFSGSGSGSGPNRSKVSSRTA, from the coding sequence ATGATGAGACAAACGTTGCGAAGCCTCCTGTCGCGCAAATCCTTCGGCCGTCGCAGCAATCACGACCTCCCTGCTTCCTCGTCTTCGTCGGACGTGTCGATGATGGAGGAGAAGGTGGCGAGAGCTGAGGCAATCATCGCCAAATGGGACCCTGACGCCTCTGCCTACGCCAAGATCACTTCCCTTTTCTACGAAAGCCGCTCCGAGGCTCACCGCTTCCTTGCTGAGGTCTCCGACCTCCAGCGGACCATGCTCGCCTTCGTTGCGGCCGCCGGGCCCGCTCGCCTCTCCCACCCTTGCCTCGTCCGGGCGCAGACCCTCATGCAGGCCGCCATGCGTCGCCTTGTGAAGGAGTTCTACCAGATCCTTGCCGCTAACCGTGACCTCCTCGACCCCGAGTCCGTCTCCGTCCGCTCCGCCCACTCCAGCGTCTCCGAGGAGCCCGACTACGACTCCTGGGAGTACCGCTCGCCCGAGGAGGAGGCGCTCGCCGCTGGGGAGTCCATAAGCAAGGTCGAGCGCGCCGCCGCCATCGCCATGGCCGACCTCCGGGCCATCGCCGACACCATGGTCTCCGCCGGATACAGCAAGGAGTGCGTCACGACGTACCAAACCCTCCGCAAGTGCATTGTCGACGAGGGCCTCTGCCGCCTTGGCTTCGAGCGTCTCTCCCTCGCCCACGTCCTGAAGTTGGACTGGGCGATGCTCGAGCTAAAAGTCCGGTCTTGGCTTGGCGCCTCCAGGGTTGCCCTGAGGACCCTATTCCACGGCGAGCACGTCCTCCTCGACCACGTCTTCGCCGGCTCCGACACCGTCCGGGAGGCACTCTTCGCGGACATTGCGGGTGATGCCGCTCTCCACTTCCTCAGCTTCCCGGTGTCTGTCGCCAAGTCGAAGCGGTCACCTGAGAAGCTGTTCCGGCTCTTGGACCTGTACGACACCATCGTGGAGCTGTGGCCTGAGATCGAGCTCGTTTTCTCCTTCGAGTCCACCGCAGTAGTCCGGGCGCAGGCCCTCGCTTCTCTCTCCAAGCTCGCGGAGACAGCCCGCGCCACCCTCGCTGACTTCGAGTCGGCGATCCTGAGGGAATCCTCTCGGTTGGCGGTCCCCGGCGGAGGGGTCCATCCGATGACCCGCTACACCATGAACTACATCTCGCTGCTAGCCGATTACGAGTCCTCCGTCGCCGAGATCTTCGCCGACTGCCCCCTCCAGACCCCAAGCCCCATCCCGGATTTCTTCTTGGACACGTCTCAGGCGCCGGCGGTGCATCCTCCTGCCTCATGCCCATCTTCACCCggaaccaccacctcctcctacatCTCGGCGGTCGCCGAGAAGCTCGCGTGGCTCGTCTTCGCGCTGCTCTGCAAGCTCGACGGGAAAACGGAGACGTATCAGGACGTGGGTTTGTCCTACCTCTTCCTCGCGAACAACCTTCAGTACATAGTGAGCAAGGTACGGTCTTGCCAGCTGCTGGAGCTGCTGGGCGAGGAGTGGGTGGCACGGCACGCCGCGAAGGCGAGGCAGCACGCGGCGGGGTACGGGCGAGTGGCGTGGGGCAGGATGGCTGCGGGGGTTCCAAAGGGGGAGGTGTCGGCGGGGGAGGCGGGGGAGTGGATACGGGCGTTCATCGCGGCGCTGGAGGCGGCCTGCGCCACCCAGGCTGGGTGGGTGGTCACCGACCCAGGGATGCGGGAGGAGGTGAGGGAGGCGGTGCGAGGCATGGTGGTCCCGGCGTTCCGGGGGTTCTATGCGCGCTGGCATCCGGTGATTGAGGACGTTGCGGTGGCGTCGTACTCGCCCGACGATGTCCGTGAGCAGCTGGGGAAGCTCTTCTCCGGTTCCGGTTCCGGTTCGGGCCCGAACCGGTCCAAGGTGTCATCCCGGACCGCGTAA